The Dendrosporobacter quercicolus genome window below encodes:
- a CDS encoding ClbS/DfsB family four-helix bundle protein, with the protein MQEYLSKEALIDAVKKTYALFDKEFDAVPEQKLNVRCPEVDRTPQEMLAYQLGWLQLVMGWEQDEADGKTVVTPSPGYKWNQLGPLYQHFYAEYNGYSLQELRELLSGSVEKWCNWVDRLSDKELFTPNIRKWTVTNANWPLWKWIHINSVAPFKTFRTKIRKWKKHVCSVG; encoded by the coding sequence ATGCAGGAATATCTTAGTAAAGAAGCGCTGATTGACGCCGTTAAAAAGACCTATGCGCTTTTTGACAAGGAGTTTGACGCTGTTCCGGAGCAGAAATTGAATGTCCGGTGCCCGGAGGTGGACAGAACGCCGCAGGAAATGCTGGCCTATCAGCTTGGCTGGCTGCAGCTGGTCATGGGCTGGGAGCAGGATGAAGCGGACGGAAAGACCGTGGTCACGCCATCTCCCGGCTACAAATGGAATCAGCTGGGACCGCTTTATCAACATTTTTATGCTGAATACAACGGTTATTCACTACAAGAATTACGTGAATTATTGAGCGGAAGTGTTGAAAAGTGGTGCAACTGGGTTGATCGATTGAGTGATAAGGAACTTTTTACGCCCAACATAAGAAAATGGACAGTAACAAATGCTAACTGGCCGCTGTGGAAATGGATCCATATTAATTCGGTTGCGCCATTTAAGACTTTCAGGACTAAGATTAGAAAGTGGAAAAAGCACGTTTGCAGCGTTGGCTGA
- the fsa gene encoding fructose-6-phosphate aldolase, with the protein MKFFLDTANLTEIKEAVALGVVAGVTTNPSLIAREKRNIHAVIKEIAGLVTGPVSAEVIATTYEEMLPEARELAGLADNVIIKVPVTADGLKTASALAAEGIKTNVTLVFSPNQALLAARAGAAYVSPFVGRLDDISQDGIELVKTIADIFAIHGVETEIIAASIRHPLHVTQAALAGATIATVPYKVLLALLKHPLTDAGIKQFLEDWRKANM; encoded by the coding sequence ATGAAATTTTTCCTTGATACGGCTAACTTAACGGAGATTAAGGAGGCTGTAGCTCTCGGGGTTGTTGCAGGCGTAACAACCAATCCTTCGCTCATCGCCAGAGAGAAACGTAATATTCACGCGGTTATCAAAGAAATCGCCGGTCTGGTTACAGGGCCGGTAAGTGCGGAAGTAATTGCGACCACTTATGAGGAAATGCTGCCGGAAGCAAGGGAACTGGCCGGTTTGGCCGACAATGTCATCATTAAGGTTCCGGTAACGGCTGATGGTTTAAAAACGGCCAGCGCCTTGGCGGCTGAGGGCATTAAGACGAATGTCACCCTTGTTTTTTCGCCGAATCAGGCGCTGTTGGCGGCAAGGGCGGGTGCTGCCTATGTCAGTCCGTTTGTGGGCCGGCTGGATGATATCAGCCAGGATGGTATTGAGTTGGTTAAAACGATTGCCGATATTTTTGCCATTCATGGTGTGGAAACGGAAATTATTGCCGCCAGCATTCGTCATCCGCTGCATGTGACGCAGGCAGCTTTGGCCGGTGCGACCATAGCGACCGTTCCTTATAAGGTGTTGCTGGCCCTGCTTAAGCATCCGCTTACCGATGCCGGTATCAAGCAATTTCTGGAGGACTGGCGAAAGGCAAATATGTAG
- a CDS encoding NAD(P)/FAD-dependent oxidoreductase → MYDVCIIGAGVVGLNIARELAKYRVSVCILERNDDVGCGCSKANSGIVHGGYSDEPGTLKAQLCVRGNRMFEQLEKELNFGYRNTGSLVLAFAEEDFSKLQQLYEYGTANGVQGLAIITGEQARAKEPYLSGEVKGALYCANAGVTSPYEFAVALAENAVLNGVELKLNQEVTRIEQAEDGLRVFTGAGQVAAARYVLNAAGIHSDTVARMLGIDDYRITPRRGQYVVLDKDQNYLVKSVIFQVPTRLGKGILLTATYHGNLMIGPNAEEVDDKEDVGTDEKTLAYIVQTARKSVPGFNMKRALRSFAGNRPVSNQKDWVIAASRVKGFINLVGIDSPGLTASPAIAVKVTGLLQDKGLALVPNPAFQPYRKPVIVKKGSEFAGDVDAADPERRIICRCEKVTEAEIIDSLYRGIEVRSVGAVGRRTRAGYGSCQGAFCGPRVKELIARELQLAVEEVQPREQPAAAAQRAKRLELYKLH, encoded by the coding sequence ATGTATGATGTATGCATTATCGGCGCAGGCGTGGTTGGTCTGAATATCGCAAGGGAACTGGCCAAATATCGGGTATCGGTTTGCATACTGGAGCGTAATGATGATGTTGGCTGCGGCTGCTCGAAGGCCAATAGCGGCATTGTTCATGGCGGTTATTCGGATGAACCGGGAACGCTTAAAGCCCAATTGTGTGTTCGCGGCAATCGGATGTTTGAGCAGTTGGAGAAGGAGCTGAATTTCGGTTACCGTAATACAGGCTCGCTGGTGCTTGCCTTTGCCGAGGAAGATTTTTCAAAGCTGCAGCAGCTATATGAATATGGGACGGCAAACGGGGTGCAGGGCTTGGCGATCATTACCGGGGAACAGGCCCGCGCGAAGGAACCCTATCTGAGCGGTGAGGTGAAAGGCGCATTATATTGCGCCAACGCGGGCGTAACTTCGCCCTATGAGTTTGCTGTTGCTCTGGCCGAGAACGCCGTTCTGAACGGGGTAGAGCTGAAGCTGAACCAGGAAGTGACCCGCATTGAGCAGGCTGAGGACGGCCTCCGGGTTTTTACCGGTGCCGGTCAAGTTGCTGCGGCCCGTTATGTATTGAATGCCGCCGGTATTCATAGCGATACGGTCGCCAGGATGCTGGGCATAGACGATTACCGGATTACTCCCCGCCGGGGGCAGTATGTAGTCCTGGATAAAGATCAAAATTACCTGGTCAAGTCGGTCATTTTCCAGGTACCCACCAGGCTGGGCAAGGGAATTTTGCTTACTGCCACCTATCATGGAAATCTGATGATTGGACCCAATGCGGAAGAGGTTGACGATAAGGAAGATGTCGGCACAGATGAAAAAACACTGGCGTATATTGTACAGACTGCGCGCAAATCGGTTCCGGGCTTTAATATGAAACGCGCATTGCGTTCATTTGCCGGCAACCGGCCGGTGTCCAACCAAAAAGACTGGGTGATTGCCGCGAGCCGGGTCAAAGGATTCATTAACTTAGTGGGCATCGATTCCCCGGGGCTGACCGCATCACCGGCCATCGCCGTTAAGGTCACCGGACTTTTACAGGACAAAGGTCTTGCGCTGGTTCCCAATCCCGCTTTCCAGCCTTATCGAAAGCCGGTTATCGTTAAAAAGGGATCTGAGTTTGCCGGGGATGTTGATGCTGCTGATCCTGAGCGCCGTATCATTTGCCGGTGTGAAAAAGTGACGGAGGCTGAAATTATTGACAGCCTGTACCGGGGAATTGAGGTGCGCTCTGTGGGCGCAGTGGGGCGGCGTACCCGGGCGGGATACGGCAGCTGCCAGGGCGCTTTTTGCGGACCGAGGGTGAAGGAGCTGATCGCCCGTGAACTGCAGCTTGCTGTGGAAGAGGTGCAGCCAAGAGAGCAACCTGCAGCTGCGGCGCAAAGAGCCAAACGGCTGGAATTATACAAGCTGCATTAA
- the glpX gene encoding class II fructose-bisphosphatase produces the protein MDRELALEFVRVTEAAAIASGRWMGKGEKNAADGAAVDAMREAFDSVAISGRVVIGEGEMDEAPMLYIGEEVGGGGMEVDIAVDPLEGTNLVAKGLPGSIAVLAIAPRGGLLHAPDMYMEKICVGPKAAGKIDINAPVAENLKAVATALDRKVEDLTIVVLDRERHAKIIGEAREAGARIKLITDGDVSPAINVAIDGTGVHMLIGTGGAPEGVIAAAALKCLGGDMQARLYPENQADIDRAIKMGITDVNKVLTIDDMVYGEDAFFVATAITQGDLLNGVRYFGGGARTHSIVMRYKSGTVRFVDAIHKFERKPLFVKRV, from the coding sequence ATGGATCGCGAACTAGCGTTAGAATTTGTACGGGTTACCGAAGCGGCGGCTATTGCATCAGGCCGCTGGATGGGCAAGGGAGAAAAGAATGCCGCCGATGGAGCCGCCGTAGATGCAATGCGGGAGGCTTTTGACAGTGTGGCGATTAGCGGCCGGGTTGTGATTGGCGAAGGTGAAATGGATGAAGCGCCAATGCTGTATATTGGTGAGGAAGTCGGCGGGGGCGGTATGGAAGTGGATATTGCCGTTGATCCGCTGGAAGGTACAAATTTGGTAGCCAAAGGATTGCCGGGATCAATTGCCGTACTGGCGATTGCTCCGCGGGGCGGCTTACTGCATGCGCCGGATATGTATATGGAGAAAATCTGTGTGGGTCCCAAAGCCGCCGGCAAAATTGATATTAACGCGCCGGTAGCGGAGAATCTGAAAGCTGTTGCTACGGCGCTGGACCGGAAAGTCGAAGATTTAACCATTGTGGTCCTGGATCGCGAACGTCATGCCAAAATCATCGGGGAAGCCCGCGAAGCAGGCGCCAGAATTAAGCTGATTACCGATGGCGATGTATCGCCGGCAATCAATGTCGCTATTGACGGAACCGGCGTTCATATGCTGATTGGCACCGGGGGAGCGCCGGAGGGCGTTATTGCCGCCGCTGCGCTGAAGTGTCTGGGCGGCGACATGCAGGCCCGGCTTTATCCGGAAAACCAGGCTGATATTGACCGGGCGATTAAGATGGGGATTACTGATGTGAATAAAGTGCTGACCATTGATGATATGGTCTATGGCGAGGACGCGTTTTTCGTGGCGACCGCCATCACCCAGGGCGATTTACTCAACGGCGTGCGCTATTTTGGCGGCGGGGCCAGAACTCATTCTATCGTTATGCGCTACAAATCGGGAACGGTCCGCTTTGTTGACGCCATTCATAAATTCGAACGCAAGCCGCTGTTTGTAAAACGCGTATAA
- a CDS encoding anti-sigma-F factor Fin, whose protein sequence is MRIYYNCSCCGEAIAELDVEQVDEVKLGFDCLTGDERQDIIKADPFSNTMHVKSLCDSCIEALGLADEQQLWTRRPNYLH, encoded by the coding sequence ATGAGGATTTATTACAATTGCAGCTGCTGCGGCGAAGCGATTGCCGAGCTGGACGTAGAACAGGTGGATGAAGTTAAGCTGGGGTTTGACTGCTTGACTGGCGATGAGCGTCAAGATATAATAAAAGCTGATCCTTTTTCAAATACGATGCACGTAAAATCGCTGTGCGACAGCTGCATCGAAGCGCTAGGGTTGGCTGATGAACAACAGTTATGGACACGAAGGCCAAATTATTTGCATTAG
- a CDS encoding peptidoglycan DD-metalloendopeptidase family protein, producing the protein MAVLIGIILLALFGTVLGKRAKPLPSEPVPEIAVEQPVQSVQPVQPVQPAVAAIKSHTVGEGETLSGIAEAYHIDVDTLLGANPEAGATLYPGDQLVVLPQKGVLHTVTGGDTLWRVSSIYNVEIAAILAANAKHGEGLAIGEKLFVPGGKPVAVDLPSAPASRASVSRFGWPASGEISSPFGSRWGRMHSGIDIANDIGTPVTAALAGRVTYAGWYGGYGYALMIAHGNGYSTLYGHLSAISVSAGQYVRTGQQIALMGSTGYSTGPHLHFEVRKDGQPLDPMNFLP; encoded by the coding sequence ATGGCCGTATTGATAGGGATTATTTTGCTGGCGTTATTCGGGACCGTTTTGGGCAAGCGCGCTAAACCGCTGCCGTCCGAGCCGGTGCCGGAGATAGCGGTTGAGCAGCCGGTACAATCCGTACAACCCGTTCAACCCGTACAGCCCGCAGTCGCGGCAATCAAATCTCATACAGTCGGTGAGGGCGAGACGCTTAGCGGTATCGCTGAAGCTTATCATATTGATGTCGACACTTTACTGGGCGCTAATCCGGAGGCCGGAGCAACGCTTTATCCGGGCGATCAACTCGTGGTTTTGCCGCAGAAAGGGGTTCTGCATACCGTGACCGGCGGCGACACGTTATGGCGTGTTTCCAGCATCTACAATGTGGAAATTGCCGCAATACTGGCCGCCAATGCGAAACACGGCGAGGGGCTGGCCATCGGAGAGAAGCTGTTTGTGCCTGGCGGTAAACCGGTCGCTGTTGATTTACCTTCAGCTCCGGCGTCACGGGCGTCAGTCAGCCGGTTTGGCTGGCCAGCCAGCGGTGAAATCAGTTCACCGTTCGGCTCACGCTGGGGGCGGATGCACAGCGGGATTGATATTGCCAATGACATCGGCACGCCGGTTACAGCGGCATTGGCCGGCAGAGTAACTTACGCCGGCTGGTATGGCGGCTATGGCTATGCGCTGATGATTGCACATGGCAACGGGTATTCGACGTTATACGGGCATTTGTCGGCGATTTCGGTCAGCGCCGGCCAGTATGTGCGGACCGGCCAGCAAATTGCCTTGATGGGCAGTACCGGTTATTCAACCGGGCCGCATCTTCATTTTGAGGTGCGCAAAGACGGACAACCTCTCGACCCAATGAATTTTTTACCTTGA
- a CDS encoding helix-turn-helix transcriptional regulator — MKIDRLIAIIIILLDRKTIRGKVLADRFEVSLRTIYRDIDTINLAGIPVVATPGVKGGFGIMDEYKVDKNVFTATELATLLMGLSSISPMLTGKDTAGTFAKIKSLIPAGQADEIELRSNQISIDLQPWIGNGNLPMALVKDALNRQVVLAFRYADRAGKPSVRSIEPYRLILKESHWYIYGFCLARQNFRLFKLSRMTDLEVMNETFTLRDLPPPVAEFRRRMTDRRITVKLLVRQSIKERVLEYCGSERMEACGEDQWTVTNTRTNQGVL; from the coding sequence ATGAAAATTGACCGGCTGATTGCGATTATTATCATTTTGCTGGACCGCAAAACCATCCGGGGCAAGGTCCTGGCCGATCGGTTTGAGGTTTCGCTCAGAACCATTTACCGGGATATTGACACTATCAACCTGGCTGGTATTCCGGTTGTAGCCACACCCGGGGTCAAGGGCGGTTTTGGCATTATGGACGAATATAAGGTGGATAAGAACGTATTTACCGCAACAGAGCTTGCCACTCTTTTGATGGGCCTCAGCAGCATTTCTCCAATGCTGACCGGCAAAGACACCGCAGGGACTTTCGCCAAGATCAAAAGTCTGATTCCCGCAGGCCAGGCTGATGAAATTGAGCTGAGGTCAAATCAGATCAGCATTGATTTACAGCCCTGGATCGGCAACGGCAATTTGCCGATGGCGCTGGTAAAGGATGCTTTAAACAGGCAGGTGGTGCTTGCCTTTCGGTATGCAGACCGGGCAGGCAAACCGAGTGTCCGGAGCATTGAGCCTTACCGGCTGATACTCAAGGAGAGCCACTGGTACATTTACGGCTTCTGTCTCGCCAGACAGAACTTCCGGCTGTTTAAGCTGTCACGGATGACAGACCTGGAGGTGATGAACGAAACCTTTACACTAAGGGACTTGCCGCCGCCGGTAGCGGAATTCCGCAGGCGGATGACAGACAGGCGGATAACGGTCAAGCTGCTGGTCCGCCAGTCTATAAAAGAGCGGGTCCTGGAATATTGCGGCAGTGAGAGGATGGAGGCCTGCGGCGAGGATCAGTGGACAGTTACCAATACAAGGACAAATCAAGGAGTGTTATGA
- a CDS encoding Yip1 family protein, with protein MGTILDDIYDVLFHPRSALGRIAAEKKVAAALIVFLFSVIIPMWAIHLGLQAAGSTGSLSLIMVFQALVSLLAWLAGTAVWHLCAELLGGRGSAVSLLTAFGFAHFPRTFIVPLWVLATLLPDPLVPFFMVLTGLAVALWTLYLEVLAISVVHEISGAKALLVFLTPLLVLIASAVIITFFAGAALIQWPLGLAG; from the coding sequence ATGGGAACAATATTAGACGATATCTATGATGTGCTGTTTCATCCCCGGTCGGCCCTGGGCAGAATTGCAGCGGAGAAAAAAGTAGCGGCAGCGCTGATTGTTTTTTTGTTTAGCGTCATTATTCCCATGTGGGCAATACACCTGGGGCTGCAGGCTGCCGGGAGTACAGGCTCTTTAAGTTTAATCATGGTATTTCAGGCGCTTGTCAGCCTGCTTGCCTGGCTGGCAGGGACGGCTGTATGGCACTTATGCGCGGAACTCTTGGGCGGGCGCGGCTCGGCGGTAAGTCTGCTGACAGCCTTTGGCTTCGCTCATTTTCCCCGAACCTTTATCGTACCTTTATGGGTGCTGGCCACACTGCTGCCTGATCCGCTTGTTCCGTTCTTTATGGTGCTTACCGGGCTGGCGGTTGCGTTATGGACGCTGTATCTGGAGGTTTTGGCAATTAGCGTTGTTCACGAAATCTCCGGGGCCAAAGCGTTGTTGGTTTTTTTAACTCCGCTCCTGGTGTTGATTGCAAGCGCGGTCATCATTACTTTTTTTGCCGGGGCGGCGCTGATCCAATGGCCGCTGGGCCTGGCAGGCTAA
- a CDS encoding P1 family peptidase: MELMKITGIPGIQIGNAQNLEAATGCTVILCEQGAVAGVDVRGGAPGTRETDLLKPENYVDKVHAVMLAGGSAFGLDAAAGVMQYLEENGVGFDVGVAKVPIVPGAVLFDLMCGDSRVRPDKAMGYQACIAARNGEFCEGSAGAGTGATVGKFFGARHAMKGGLGAACLKTGDLMTGAVVAVNCLGDVIDPGRGVVLAGAYREDPFTFMYTEEGMIRQYDKAANVFAGNTTIGTIITNAALTKAQANKVASMAHNGYGRTMRPAHTMFDGDTIFALSTGQVAADVNVVGLLAARVMEQAVINAVTKAVSLAGFKSYGDIRMEK; encoded by the coding sequence ATGGAGCTTATGAAAATTACCGGCATTCCAGGTATTCAAATTGGCAATGCCCAGAACCTGGAGGCTGCAACCGGCTGCACTGTTATTCTATGCGAACAGGGGGCTGTTGCCGGTGTTGATGTGCGGGGCGGAGCGCCGGGAACCCGCGAGACCGATCTTCTGAAGCCGGAGAATTACGTGGACAAGGTACATGCCGTGATGCTGGCGGGAGGCAGTGCATTTGGCCTTGATGCGGCTGCAGGCGTAATGCAGTATCTGGAGGAAAACGGCGTGGGCTTTGACGTAGGTGTGGCAAAGGTGCCGATTGTGCCCGGCGCGGTGCTTTTCGATCTGATGTGCGGAGATTCCCGTGTGCGTCCTGACAAGGCAATGGGCTATCAGGCCTGTATTGCCGCCCGGAACGGAGAGTTTTGCGAGGGATCTGCGGGAGCGGGAACGGGGGCGACGGTAGGAAAGTTTTTTGGAGCCCGGCATGCTATGAAAGGCGGACTGGGCGCAGCGTGTCTAAAGACCGGCGACCTTATGACGGGCGCAGTGGTGGCGGTCAACTGTCTGGGAGATGTGATTGATCCCGGCAGAGGCGTTGTTTTGGCGGGAGCGTACAGGGAAGACCCTTTTACCTTTATGTATACCGAGGAGGGCATGATCCGGCAATATGATAAGGCGGCCAATGTCTTCGCAGGCAATACAACCATCGGGACAATTATCACCAATGCGGCGCTGACCAAGGCCCAGGCCAACAAGGTGGCGTCTATGGCGCACAATGGTTATGGACGAACCATGCGTCCGGCGCACACGATGTTTGATGGCGATACCATCTTTGCTCTGTCGACGGGGCAGGTGGCAGCAGATGTCAATGTAGTCGGATTGCTGGCGGCAAGGGTCATGGAGCAGGCCGTCATCAATGCCGTGACAAAGGCGGTATCGCTGGCCGGTTTTAAATCGTATGGGGATATCCGTATGGAAAAGTAA
- a CDS encoding response regulator, producing the protein MSLARSTILIVDDQPGIRRLLMEVLTEEGYTVVTAQNGYEGLQKAKELEPALILMDMKMPGMDGIETLRELRKVGQAGNVIMMTAYGELELVNQARELGAYAYITKPFDIIALCDMVSSHINDDKHDQHQLLIG; encoded by the coding sequence ATGTCTTTGGCAAGAAGCACAATCTTGATCGTTGATGACCAACCTGGTATTAGGCGTTTGCTTATGGAAGTTCTGACAGAGGAAGGTTATACGGTAGTTACAGCGCAAAACGGCTATGAAGGCTTGCAAAAAGCAAAAGAACTGGAACCCGCTCTGATTTTAATGGATATGAAAATGCCGGGTATGGACGGAATTGAGACGTTACGGGAATTGAGGAAAGTCGGGCAAGCAGGGAATGTTATTATGATGACAGCCTATGGTGAACTGGAACTGGTAAATCAGGCCAGAGAGCTGGGCGCGTATGCTTATATAACAAAGCCGTTTGACATTATTGCCCTGTGTGATATGGTTAGCAGTCATATTAATGATGATAAACACGATCAGCATCAATTGTTGATTGGCTAG
- a CDS encoding pyridoxamine 5'-phosphate oxidase family protein: protein MNTIQKEYYRVLAQTNALALATAVDNRPNVRIVNFVYAPDRPGILYFMSDRENKKVLEFQQNSNAAFPVDGVAHVRARQALVQKSRFTIDDLKDLFIAKVPGYDQTLEAIGGTLDVFEIQVKKAVIVTGFGEPAALSF from the coding sequence ATGAATACCATTCAGAAAGAATATTATCGGGTTTTAGCGCAAACCAATGCGCTTGCTCTGGCGACAGCGGTTGATAACCGCCCGAATGTCCGGATTGTTAACTTTGTTTATGCCCCTGACCGGCCCGGCATTCTCTATTTTATGTCAGACCGGGAAAACAAAAAAGTACTGGAATTTCAACAAAACAGCAACGCAGCTTTTCCGGTCGATGGCGTGGCCCATGTCCGGGCCCGGCAGGCGCTTGTCCAAAAAAGCAGGTTTACCATCGACGATTTAAAGGATTTGTTTATCGCCAAGGTGCCGGGTTATGACCAAACGCTTGAGGCCATCGGCGGAACACTGGATGTATTTGAAATCCAGGTTAAAAAAGCCGTCATTGTTACCGGCTTCGGAGAGCCGGCTGCCCTGTCGTTTTAG